Proteins found in one ANME-2 cluster archaeon genomic segment:
- a CDS encoding DNRLRE domain-containing protein — protein sequence MRPLSLIEDLSMRHIIDNSSVNTNYGNNSTINVRDVQNLYGLIKFDLSSIPTSATIESATISLYLNTTVNTKKVSFHRVLQDWNEDDVMEQLVFTKQL from the coding sequence ATGAGACCGTTGTCCTTGATTGAAGATTTGTCAATGAGACATATTATAGATAATAGTTCAGTAAATACAAACTATGGTAATAATTCTACAATAAATGTTAGAGACGTTCAAAATCTCTACGGTCTTATTAAGTTTGATTTATCTTCCATTCCAACCAGTGCAACTATTGAATCTGCAACTATTTCCTTATATCTTAATACAACTGTAAATACCAAAAAAGTCAGTTTCCATCGTGTACTACAAGATTGGAATGAGGATGATGTTATGGAACAATTGGTATTTACCAAGCAATTATAG